A region of Sulfitobacter faviae DNA encodes the following proteins:
- a CDS encoding aminotransferase class V-fold PLP-dependent enzyme has protein sequence MSTETGTGDAYLLYHSIGQYPGKHADMLAGLTDFTDAWAAPNGDQWADVLPKRQQFIDLWAELIGAPKGTVTTTESVTTGLMAVIGALPEGTLRGKKVLVAEDGFPSLHFLLTGLSKRFGFTLNTVPIRQGGHWVEAEDIIAHWDEEVALALLTWVSSTTSHRLDIPQLVAHGRKMGSLIGVDMTQAVGLLPYDVTAPRVDFALSTSLKWMCGTPGAGIVYMDADLIPQCQPEMRGWFSQGNPFSWDLDAFEFAPDIRRLDSGTPSTVPAVASLPAMKWRMGQNTEALAAHNRKLTTQLQAGLEGMGLTLASPADPDQRGGSLMVVLPDHIDAADVVAQLAALEIYVDNRSQTLRMSPGVLTTATGIDRTLHALRAFLT, from the coding sequence ATGTCCACAGAAACAGGAACGGGCGACGCCTATCTCCTTTATCACTCCATCGGCCAATACCCCGGCAAACATGCGGATATGCTGGCCGGGCTCACCGATTTCACCGATGCATGGGCCGCGCCCAATGGCGATCAATGGGCCGATGTCTTGCCCAAGCGCCAGCAGTTCATTGACCTCTGGGCCGAGTTGATCGGCGCGCCGAAGGGCACCGTCACCACGACAGAGAGCGTCACCACCGGGCTGATGGCCGTCATCGGTGCGCTGCCCGAAGGGACCCTGCGCGGCAAGAAGGTCTTGGTGGCTGAGGATGGTTTCCCCTCTCTGCACTTCCTGCTCACCGGCCTGTCGAAGCGTTTTGGTTTCACGTTGAACACTGTGCCGATCCGGCAAGGGGGGCATTGGGTCGAGGCCGAAGACATCATCGCCCATTGGGATGAGGAGGTGGCGCTGGCCCTGCTCACTTGGGTCAGCTCGACGACCTCGCACCGGTTGGACATCCCGCAATTGGTGGCGCATGGCCGCAAGATGGGGTCGCTCATCGGGGTGGATATGACGCAGGCCGTGGGGCTGCTGCCCTATGACGTGACCGCGCCGCGCGTCGATTTCGCCCTGTCGACCAGCCTCAAATGGATGTGCGGCACGCCGGGGGCGGGGATCGTCTATATGGATGCCGATCTGATCCCGCAGTGCCAGCCCGAGATGCGCGGCTGGTTCTCGCAAGGCAATCCGTTCTCATGGGATCTCGACGCTTTCGAATTCGCGCCCGACATTCGGCGGCTCGACAGTGGCACGCCCTCGACCGTTCCTGCGGTGGCCAGTCTGCCGGCGATGAAATGGCGCATGGGGCAGAACACCGAAGCCTTGGCGGCGCATAACCGCAAGCTGACCACGCAGCTACAGGCGGGGCTTGAGGGGATGGGCCTCACCCTTGCCAGCCCGGCGGACCCGGATCAGCGGGGCGGCAGTCTCATGGTGGTTCTGCCCGATCACATCGACGCGGCGGATGTGGTGGCGCAGTTGGCGGCGCTGGAGATTTACGTCGACAACCGCAGCCAGACCCTGCGCATGTCGCCGGGGGTGCTGACCACCGCCACCGGGATCGACCGCACGCTGCACGCGCTTCGGGCTTTTCTGACCTGA
- a CDS encoding ABC transporter permease subunit (The N-terminal region of this protein, as described by TIGR01726, is a three transmembrane segment that identifies a subfamily of ABC transporter permease subunits, which specificities that include histidine, arginine, glutamine, glutamate, L-cystine (sic), the opines (in Agrobacterium) octopine and nopaline, etc.) — protein sequence MEIIDIFFNLDVMRRAFPILMRGLLNTILLGASAIFFGGILGVLVCLVRLYAAKPFRLLAVLYTDIFRAIPVLVVLILVYYALPFAGIVFSSFVGATIALALVLAAYTAEVVRAGSKPCRAASSRPAMRLACLSLPPCAR from the coding sequence CGCTTTCCCGATCTTGATGCGCGGGCTGCTCAACACCATCCTGCTGGGCGCTTCGGCGATTTTCTTTGGCGGTATCCTTGGCGTGCTGGTCTGTCTGGTGCGGCTTTACGCGGCCAAGCCGTTCCGGCTGCTGGCGGTTCTGTATACGGATATCTTCCGCGCCATTCCGGTGCTGGTGGTGCTGATCCTTGTCTACTACGCGCTGCCCTTCGCGGGCATCGTGTTTTCCTCATTCGTGGGGGCAACCATTGCGCTGGCGCTGGTGCTGGCGGCCTATACGGCAGAGGTCGTACGCGCGGGATCGAAGCCGTGCCGCGCGGCCAGTTCGAGGCCTGCGATGCGCTTGGCCTGTCTTTCTTTACCACCATGCGCAAGGTGA
- a CDS encoding alpha/beta fold hydrolase: MTAPQFHFVPVMGHEVHVAEWGDRQKPALLMLHGLARTGRDFDEAAAALSRDFHVLCPDMIGRGRSSWARDPEVEYSVEHYAQIATGLLDHFQIDRAAWFGTSLGGMIGMHVASSPEAQRVSALVVNDISPELPEAAVQRILSYVGSLPAFDSFAEGEAWLRQTYAPFGPAADAYWQRMARSSLRRRGDGRLTLHYDPRITVQFTASAHELSTWDRWSRTRTPTHLLRGAQSDLLQPKAAQRMTQSGPRPDMTEFPGCGHAPSMSNPQDIALLRRVLVELLGQSAPS, from the coding sequence ATGACCGCCCCCCAGTTCCACTTTGTCCCCGTAATGGGCCATGAGGTGCATGTCGCCGAATGGGGTGATCGCCAGAAGCCCGCATTGCTAATGCTGCACGGTCTGGCCCGCACCGGGCGCGATTTCGATGAGGCCGCCGCCGCCCTGTCGCGGGATTTCCATGTGCTCTGTCCCGATATGATCGGGCGCGGAAGGTCGAGCTGGGCGCGAGACCCTGAGGTGGAATATTCGGTCGAACATTACGCGCAGATCGCGACGGGGCTTTTGGATCACTTCCAGATCGACCGCGCCGCGTGGTTCGGCACCTCTCTGGGCGGCATGATCGGGATGCATGTCGCCTCTAGCCCCGAGGCGCAGCGCGTCAGCGCCCTGGTGGTGAACGACATCAGCCCCGAACTGCCCGAGGCCGCGGTGCAGCGGATCCTTTCCTATGTGGGCAGCCTGCCCGCCTTCGACAGTTTCGCCGAAGGAGAAGCCTGGCTGCGGCAGACCTATGCCCCCTTCGGCCCGGCGGCAGATGCCTATTGGCAGCGCATGGCGCGGTCGTCACTGCGGCGCCGTGGAGATGGGCGGCTGACCCTGCATTATGATCCGCGCATCACTGTGCAATTCACCGCCTCGGCGCATGAGTTGTCGACATGGGACCGTTGGTCACGGACCCGCACGCCCACCCATCTGCTGCGCGGCGCGCAGTCGGACCTGTTGCAACCCAAGGCCGCACAGCGCATGACGCAAAGCGGCCCCCGGCCCGACATGACCGAATTCCCCGGCTGCGGCCATGCCCCCAGCATGTCCAACCCCCAAGATATCGCCCTGCTGCGTCGCGTTCTGGTTGAACTATTGGGACAATCCGCGCCCTCATAG
- a CDS encoding PAS domain-containing sensor histidine kinase translates to MSLVAAFTLIALCGIVLSGVMIAKQIGDAINRFAVGGAVAVLALYIVVVLASAPRGGAYGDPIELVFAVAALAVLVAQVWRVMRNRRKLQNTANTDETRRRLPDFLDHLPVQAAFLTPDMTYAFVNDAYCASFGRPADEIVGKHLSQIVPPDLLEEISDNLEKALAGRQVTWHFDFSRPVLDRTQGAAVYQPLSDRGQVVGVLVMIMDRSAVQDAVHEAEVSAAKHALAAEVAGIGYLEWDQQGALVDASPEVEALLGRDAQNLREMWQQGQSFVEPRSRATIRNNLHMVHMAGSRPRDVVENVKFLAASGRQIEARACIRRLDRGRHVHLLAAIQDVTDQQNVLTELVESETRFRDFTESATDWVWEMDAEGRFTFLSGGGRQTDSETPIFDLGKTLSDANVAKDQGDYDLLKQRFAAREAFRDLRLILPSGEGRARQIDMSGKPFFDAQAELAGYRGTCFDMTEIATAETERKSALEALALAFENISTMVALFDSSDRLVYCNEEYRATYAGMEGDIIGKHFDELLAHFTQTGKMATTTEGKTRWSAQRRDRRNAPAKFFRARTSTGRWLEVTDYPVAAGGLLTIASDITEKVEREERLHRHETALQLLNRRETLGQMTAAIAHELNQPLAAIHNFAAGCVLRAKNDQLEREDMIAVLNNMQSQSERASAILRSMSNYLHNDDADRDAVRFDDILRSVQLLIQPESSATGVAVTIDDQCGEVALHCARIEIEQLLINLIKNGIDACREAERADAEVSVTARCEAGEIVIDVADAGRGFAPDMPAQTAFSAFRSTKDKGLGVGLAICETIVLSHGGTIAVTKSDAEGACLTVRLPLEVQK, encoded by the coding sequence ATGAGCTTGGTCGCGGCGTTTACATTGATTGCGCTGTGCGGGATCGTCTTGTCCGGCGTGATGATCGCCAAGCAGATCGGTGATGCGATCAACCGCTTCGCCGTGGGGGGCGCGGTTGCGGTCTTGGCGCTTTATATCGTCGTGGTCTTGGCATCGGCCCCGCGCGGCGGCGCCTATGGCGACCCGATCGAACTGGTCTTTGCGGTGGCGGCGCTTGCGGTGCTGGTGGCGCAGGTCTGGCGCGTGATGCGCAACCGGCGCAAGCTGCAAAACACCGCCAATACCGATGAGACACGGCGCAGATTGCCCGACTTCCTCGACCATTTGCCGGTGCAAGCGGCCTTTCTCACGCCTGATATGACCTATGCTTTTGTCAATGACGCCTATTGCGCGTCCTTCGGCAGGCCAGCGGATGAGATCGTGGGCAAACACCTGTCGCAGATCGTACCACCGGACCTGCTGGAGGAGATTTCGGACAACCTGGAAAAGGCCTTGGCCGGGCGGCAGGTCACATGGCATTTCGATTTTTCGCGCCCCGTGCTGGACCGCACCCAAGGGGCGGCGGTCTATCAGCCGCTGTCCGACCGGGGGCAGGTGGTGGGCGTTTTGGTCATGATCATGGACCGCTCCGCCGTGCAGGACGCGGTGCATGAGGCAGAGGTCAGCGCGGCGAAACATGCGCTTGCGGCAGAGGTGGCGGGGATCGGCTATCTGGAGTGGGATCAGCAGGGCGCGCTGGTCGATGCCTCGCCCGAGGTGGAAGCGCTTTTGGGCCGCGACGCGCAAAACCTGCGCGAGATGTGGCAGCAGGGGCAGAGTTTCGTGGAGCCGCGCAGCCGCGCCACGATCCGTAACAACTTGCATATGGTTCATATGGCAGGCAGCCGCCCGCGCGATGTGGTGGAGAACGTCAAGTTTCTTGCCGCCAGCGGACGCCAGATCGAAGCGCGGGCCTGCATTCGCCGTTTGGACCGGGGCCGTCATGTGCATCTGCTGGCCGCGATCCAAGATGTGACGGATCAGCAAAACGTGCTGACCGAACTGGTGGAAAGCGAAACCCGCTTTCGCGACTTCACCGAAAGCGCGACCGATTGGGTCTGGGAAATGGACGCCGAAGGGCGTTTCACCTTTCTGTCGGGCGGGGGCCGTCAGACCGACAGCGAAACCCCGATTTTCGATCTGGGCAAAACCCTTTCCGACGCCAATGTGGCAAAGGACCAAGGCGATTACGACCTGCTAAAACAGCGCTTCGCCGCGCGAGAAGCCTTTCGCGATCTGCGGTTGATCCTGCCCTCGGGCGAGGGGCGGGCGCGGCAGATCGACATGTCGGGCAAACCTTTCTTCGATGCCCAAGCAGAACTGGCAGGCTATCGCGGCACCTGTTTCGACATGACCGAAATCGCCACCGCCGAGACCGAGCGCAAGAGCGCGCTGGAGGCTCTGGCGCTGGCTTTCGAGAATATCTCGACCATGGTGGCGCTCTTCGACAGCAGCGACCGTCTGGTCTATTGCAACGAGGAATATCGCGCGACCTATGCCGGGATGGAGGGCGATATCATCGGCAAACACTTTGATGAATTGCTCGCCCATTTTACCCAGACCGGCAAAATGGCAACGACCACCGAAGGCAAGACCCGCTGGAGCGCGCAGCGGCGCGACCGGCGCAACGCCCCGGCCAAGTTCTTTCGCGCGCGGACATCGACGGGCCGTTGGCTGGAGGTGACGGATTACCCCGTGGCCGCGGGCGGGCTTTTGACCATCGCCTCCGACATCACCGAAAAGGTCGAGCGCGAAGAGCGGCTGCACCGGCATGAAACGGCGCTGCAACTGCTCAACCGGCGCGAAACTCTGGGCCAGATGACCGCCGCCATCGCCCATGAGTTGAACCAGCCTTTAGCCGCTATTCACAATTTTGCCGCAGGCTGCGTGCTGCGTGCCAAGAACGACCAGCTTGAGAGAGAGGATATGATCGCCGTGCTCAACAATATGCAAAGCCAATCTGAACGGGCCAGCGCCATCCTGCGCTCCATGTCGAACTATCTGCATAACGACGATGCCGACCGCGATGCGGTCCGCTTTGACGATATCCTCCGCTCGGTGCAGCTGCTGATCCAGCCAGAGAGCTCGGCCACCGGGGTCGCCGTGACCATCGACGATCAATGTGGCGAAGTCGCCCTGCATTGCGCGCGGATCGAGATCGAGCAGCTGTTGATCAACCTGATCAAGAACGGCATCGACGCCTGTCGGGAGGCGGAGCGTGCGGATGCCGAAGTGTCGGTCACCGCGCGCTGCGAAGCCGGTGAAATCGTGATCGACGTGGCCGACGCGGGGCGCGGCTTTGCCCCGGACATGCCCGCGCAGACCGCGTTCAGCGCCTTCCGCTCGACCAAGGACAAGGGGCTTGGCGTGGGGCTGGCGATTTGCGAAACGATCGTTCTGTCCCATGGCGGAACGATCGCCGTGACGAAATCCGATGCCGAGGGCGCCTGCCTGACCGTGCGTCTGCCGTTGGAGGTGCAAAAGTAG
- a CDS encoding ABC transporter permease subunit produces MPRGQFEACDALGLSFFTTMRKVILPQAFRMMIPPLASYAVAIMKDTSLASVVAMDDLLKQATDAQALFANPTPLLLAALIYIAILWPMVRFTGWLEQHYKRGYR; encoded by the coding sequence GTGCCGCGCGGCCAGTTCGAGGCCTGCGATGCGCTTGGCCTGTCTTTCTTTACCACCATGCGCAAGGTGATCCTGCCGCAGGCGTTTCGGATGATGATCCCGCCGCTGGCCTCCTATGCGGTGGCGATCATGAAAGACACCTCGCTCGCCTCGGTCGTGGCGATGGATGATCTGCTGAAACAGGCCACCGACGCGCAGGCGCTTTTCGCCAATCCGACGCCGCTGCTGCTGGCCGCGCTGATCTACATCGCGATCCTTTGGCCGATGGTCCGTTTCACCGGCTGGCTAGAGCAGCATTACAAGCGCGGCTACCGCTGA
- a CDS encoding helix-turn-helix domain-containing protein, producing the protein MVEIRTDDCFAQGRFEELAFVHAPVGLVVTENRCIRDCNNAFAAMFGYARGDLRDQLFAILYPSDEEFVNIRDRGVDQLRKTNTYWDERIMARRDGSLFWCRVRGHSFTPERPLDRAVWSFADLSAERPYLPLTRREREILSHLAEGLTSKQIALNLDISHRTVEVYRAKLLKKFGVSNTSGLFHSLGGIDSDHVVSNSTK; encoded by the coding sequence ATGGTGGAAATACGTACCGACGATTGCTTTGCGCAGGGGCGCTTTGAAGAGCTTGCCTTTGTTCATGCGCCCGTCGGGCTTGTGGTGACCGAGAACCGCTGCATCCGTGATTGCAACAACGCCTTCGCGGCGATGTTCGGCTATGCGCGCGGCGATCTGCGCGACCAGCTTTTCGCCATTCTCTACCCCTCGGATGAAGAGTTCGTAAACATCCGCGACCGCGGCGTGGACCAGCTGCGCAAGACCAATACCTATTGGGACGAGCGCATCATGGCACGGCGCGACGGCAGCCTGTTCTGGTGCCGGGTGCGCGGCCATTCCTTCACCCCCGAGCGCCCGCTCGACCGTGCGGTCTGGAGCTTTGCGGACCTTTCTGCCGAACGGCCCTACCTGCCGCTGACCCGGCGCGAGCGCGAGATCCTGAGCCATCTGGCAGAGGGGCTGACCAGCAAGCAAATCGCGCTCAACCTCGATATTTCGCACCGGACGGTAGAGGTCTATCGCGCCAAATTGCTCAAGAAATTCGGGGTCAGCAATACGTCGGGACTGTTTCATTCGTTGGGCGGGATCGACAGTGACCATGTGGTGTCCAACAGTACGAAGTGA
- a CDS encoding sensor histidine kinase: MEKIRNALSQRAKRIVVLVALCAVVLGFGHRIETLSYQTYMQDLELDTTLELIEVRERIRADIFEQILKLRELATVISENPTITQSEFSARAAEFMAENPDVINLAVAPDLVVTIVHPYEANRGVLGLDYRQNAAQLPKVEQALQSGEGLVTGPVDLVQGGRGLILRHPIFDSTGTNAAPDTPWGILSMVVDYDALVTRLQIPELTEKYDLAIRELTPEGEVEQTIIGDPELTLVDPIKLDFNFAFGTWQLAATVKGGWPEHRPDFWLNWLLRLQGALGVTIFAWYIMRLTDNRKLAEERLRTGVEALDHGFVMYDAKGTLVLCNEKYREIHGYSDVVKPGSTYEKIVRDSIRRGMVPDAIGKEEEWIRIWLEKRENGAFETEQRMPDGRIIRTSDRRMKDGSVVGLRIDVTDLKKALLTAEDANKAKTDFMGVLSHELRTPLTVILGHVRLARHFDRTPAARDLCAAIEADPQTRETLSPKLSATMSKLGDIMQTVERSGNHLLTLINEVLDFAKIDAGSLSIAMEPVQIDDIVTPTADQLRPMVEDKGLKLKVKSASGVMLADGKRIQQVLINLLSNATKFSDEGTISLTCRIRGEVVEFRVTDSGIGIPEDELERVFEPFHQVDSTATRRFGGTGLGLAISRDIATAHGGSLVATSIMGKGSSFLLTLPLRPAIALAAAEAREAEVA; the protein is encoded by the coding sequence ATGGAAAAGATCAGAAATGCGCTGTCTCAGCGTGCGAAACGGATTGTCGTGCTGGTCGCGCTCTGCGCCGTTGTCCTTGGCTTTGGCCACCGGATCGAGACTCTGTCCTACCAGACCTACATGCAGGATCTGGAACTCGACACCACCTTGGAGCTGATCGAAGTCCGCGAACGGATCCGCGCGGATATCTTCGAGCAGATCCTGAAACTGCGCGAATTGGCCACCGTCATCAGCGAGAACCCGACGATCACCCAATCCGAATTCAGCGCCCGCGCGGCAGAGTTCATGGCCGAGAACCCGGATGTCATCAACCTCGCCGTGGCCCCCGACCTCGTTGTCACCATCGTCCACCCCTATGAGGCCAATCGCGGCGTGCTGGGGCTGGACTACCGCCAGAACGCCGCGCAATTGCCGAAAGTCGAACAGGCTTTGCAAAGCGGCGAGGGTCTGGTGACCGGCCCGGTCGATCTGGTGCAGGGCGGGCGCGGGCTGATCCTGCGACATCCGATCTTTGATTCAACCGGCACCAATGCCGCACCGGACACGCCTTGGGGCATCCTCTCGATGGTGGTCGATTACGACGCCCTCGTCACCCGGTTGCAAATCCCCGAACTGACCGAGAAATACGATCTGGCCATCCGCGAGTTGACGCCAGAGGGAGAGGTCGAACAGACCATCATCGGCGACCCCGAACTGACCTTGGTCGACCCGATCAAGCTCGACTTCAACTTTGCCTTCGGCACTTGGCAACTGGCCGCCACGGTCAAAGGCGGCTGGCCAGAGCACCGCCCGGACTTCTGGCTGAACTGGCTCTTGCGTCTGCAAGGCGCGCTCGGCGTTACGATTTTCGCGTGGTATATCATGCGGCTGACCGACAACCGCAAACTTGCCGAAGAACGCCTGCGCACCGGCGTCGAAGCTTTGGACCACGGTTTTGTCATGTATGACGCCAAGGGCACCTTGGTGCTTTGCAACGAAAAATACCGCGAGATTCATGGCTATAGCGACGTGGTGAAGCCCGGCTCGACCTATGAAAAAATCGTGCGGGACAGCATTCGCCGCGGCATGGTCCCCGATGCCATCGGCAAGGAAGAGGAATGGATCCGCATCTGGCTGGAAAAGCGGGAGAACGGCGCCTTCGAGACCGAGCAGCGCATGCCCGATGGTCGCATCATCCGCACGTCGGACCGGCGGATGAAGGACGGCAGCGTCGTGGGTCTGCGGATCGACGTGACCGATCTGAAAAAGGCGCTTTTGACCGCCGAGGACGCGAACAAGGCCAAGACAGACTTCATGGGCGTGCTGAGCCATGAGCTACGCACGCCGCTGACCGTCATTCTGGGCCATGTCCGTCTTGCGCGGCATTTCGACCGGACCCCGGCAGCGCGTGATCTATGCGCCGCCATCGAGGCTGATCCCCAGACCCGCGAAACGCTCTCCCCCAAGCTGTCGGCGACCATGTCCAAACTGGGTGACATCATGCAAACGGTCGAGCGGTCGGGCAATCACCTGCTGACCCTGATCAACGAGGTGCTTGACTTTGCCAAGATCGACGCGGGCAGCCTGTCCATTGCGATGGAGCCGGTGCAGATTGACGATATCGTCACCCCGACCGCAGATCAGCTGCGCCCGATGGTCGAGGACAAAGGGCTGAAGTTAAAGGTGAAATCGGCCAGCGGCGTGATGCTGGCGGATGGCAAACGCATTCAGCAGGTGTTGATCAACCTGCTGAGCAATGCGACGAAATTCTCCGACGAAGGGACCATTTCGCTGACCTGCCGCATCCGGGGAGAGGTGGTGGAATTCCGCGTGACGGATTCCGGCATCGGCATCCCCGAAGATGAGCTTGAGCGCGTTTTCGAACCCTTCCATCAGGTCGATTCCACCGCCACCCGGCGCTTTGGCGGCACCGGGCTGGGCCTTGCGATTTCGCGCGACATCGCCACCGCCCATGGCGGCAGCCTTGTTGCGACCAGCATCATGGGCAAGGGCAGCAGCTTTTTGCTGACCCTGCCCCTGCGCCCTGCCATTGCCCTCGCCGCCGCCGAAGCGCGGGAGGCCGAGGTGGCTTGA
- a CDS encoding ATP-binding protein, with product MNDFYNALADFDDPLRQLYMLAVEPDLSVEDKIAKLLQLGTEALDLELGIVSRVDHPVYECVYVHGPDWAPAPGSTFDINGTYCLHTLGNDDVTSFHHAGQQEISAHPCYENFGLESYIGAPLKIGDALFGTLNFSGTAPRPAPFSKAQTQFVQFLARWLSSKLSRQSERRALREQRGLLKAMVDAVPEAIIMADPNRRVAMVNPAVETLFGYSPDALLGRQTAVLYETLGSYERMGEELSNAGTASKESGFTVACRRADGSTFEGQVATAKVETDRGEHLGYLGVVRDVSEQREFERAKDQLIATVSHEMKTPLTALTGALRLLELNPDDLPPQKRKLLQLAMRNARAIDQMVGDILDVETLRRPDQSGFSERPLAPLLAQASETLVSYAKERGVGLEMTPSEAPAPLLRLHEGRLTRLLSNLLSNAIKASDEGGTVQLGLSEDGTGFWVKDHGSGLPLELQPVLFERFSRGSSYRVKEGHGLGMSIVKAIVDQHLGEIRFETAEGEGTTFFVDFPPLEGRPDAMAAS from the coding sequence ATGAACGACTTTTACAACGCTTTGGCGGATTTCGACGATCCGCTGCGGCAACTCTATATGCTTGCTGTCGAACCTGACCTCTCTGTCGAAGACAAGATCGCCAAGCTTTTGCAACTGGGCACAGAGGCGCTCGACCTCGAACTTGGCATCGTCTCCCGCGTGGATCACCCGGTCTATGAATGCGTCTATGTTCATGGGCCCGATTGGGCACCCGCCCCCGGCAGCACCTTCGACATCAATGGCACCTATTGCCTGCATACGCTTGGCAACGATGATGTGACGTCTTTTCACCACGCGGGCCAGCAAGAGATTTCGGCCCATCCCTGCTATGAGAACTTTGGGCTGGAAAGCTACATTGGGGCACCGCTGAAAATCGGCGATGCGCTCTTTGGGACGTTGAACTTTTCCGGCACCGCCCCGCGCCCCGCCCCGTTCAGCAAGGCGCAGACCCAATTCGTCCAGTTCCTCGCCCGCTGGCTGAGCAGCAAGCTCTCGCGGCAATCCGAGCGCCGCGCGCTGCGCGAACAGCGCGGGCTGCTCAAGGCGATGGTCGATGCCGTGCCCGAGGCAATCATCATGGCCGATCCCAACCGCCGCGTGGCCATGGTGAACCCGGCGGTCGAAACACTGTTCGGCTACAGCCCCGACGCGCTTCTGGGGCGACAGACGGCGGTTCTTTACGAGACCCTCGGCAGCTACGAACGTATGGGCGAAGAGCTTTCGAATGCAGGCACGGCCAGCAAGGAAAGCGGCTTTACCGTCGCCTGCCGCCGCGCCGATGGCTCTACTTTCGAGGGGCAAGTCGCCACCGCCAAGGTCGAGACCGACCGCGGTGAGCATCTGGGCTATCTCGGCGTGGTGCGCGATGTCAGTGAGCAGCGCGAGTTTGAGCGCGCCAAGGACCAGCTTATCGCCACCGTCAGCCACGAGATGAAAACCCCGCTGACCGCGCTGACCGGGGCGCTGCGCCTGCTTGAGTTGAACCCGGACGATCTGCCGCCGCAAAAGCGCAAACTGTTGCAGCTTGCGATGCGCAACGCGCGGGCGATCGATCAGATGGTGGGGGATATTCTGGATGTCGAAACCCTGCGCAGACCGGATCAATCGGGGTTTTCCGAACGCCCCTTGGCACCGCTCTTGGCCCAAGCCTCGGAGACCTTGGTCTCCTACGCGAAAGAGCGCGGCGTTGGCTTGGAAATGACCCCGTCCGAGGCCCCCGCACCGCTGTTGCGGCTGCACGAAGGGCGGCTCACGCGGCTGTTGTCGAACCTGCTGTCGAACGCGATCAAAGCCTCGGACGAAGGCGGCACGGTTCAGCTTGGTCTTTCGGAAGATGGCACCGGTTTCTGGGTCAAAGACCACGGCAGCGGCCTGCCTTTGGAACTGCAACCGGTTCTTTTCGAACGGTTTTCCCGCGGCTCCAGCTACCGGGTCAAAGAGGGGCATGGGCTGGGGATGAGCATCGTCAAAGCCATTGTCGACCAACACCTTGGGGAAATCCGCTTTGAAACCGCCGAGGGCGAAGGCACGACCTTCTTCGTAGACTTCCCGCCGCTCGAAGGGCGGCCGGATGCGATGGCCGCCTCCTGA
- a CDS encoding fumarylacetoacetate hydrolase family protein, with product MRLMRYGARDGAKTPVVLDAGGQPRDVSALVPDFTPETIPTLRDVFKGVDLEGLPLAQTQGQRIAAPVSQPRNIWGVGLNYSDHAAESGMEVPREPILFNKASRTYCGPNDPLLYSKEMSKLDWEVELGVVIGRTTLNVSRDRALDHVLGYCVVNDVSERAWQAERGGQWVKGKSFPNFCPTGPVLVTGDELGDPGKLSLWTEINGERLQDGSTEKMIFNVATIISYMSEFIQLEPGDLICTGTPPGVGMGLKPQRYLSPGDRVRLGVQGLGEQEQVVEHLPAR from the coding sequence ATGCGATTGATGCGATACGGGGCGCGGGACGGCGCGAAAACGCCGGTGGTGCTGGATGCGGGAGGGCAGCCGCGAGACGTCAGCGCCCTTGTGCCAGACTTCACGCCCGAGACGATCCCGACGCTGCGCGATGTGTTTAAGGGCGTCGATCTGGAAGGGCTGCCGCTGGCCCAGACCCAAGGCCAGCGCATCGCCGCACCGGTCAGCCAGCCGCGCAACATCTGGGGCGTCGGGTTGAACTATTCCGACCATGCGGCGGAGTCGGGCATGGAGGTGCCGCGCGAGCCGATCCTGTTTAACAAGGCCAGCCGAACCTATTGCGGGCCGAACGATCCGCTTCTCTATTCCAAGGAGATGAGCAAGCTTGATTGGGAGGTCGAGTTGGGTGTGGTGATCGGGCGCACCACCTTGAACGTCAGCCGCGATCGGGCGCTGGATCATGTGCTGGGCTATTGCGTCGTCAACGACGTGTCCGAGCGCGCGTGGCAGGCCGAGCGGGGCGGGCAATGGGTCAAGGGCAAGAGCTTTCCCAACTTTTGCCCGACAGGGCCGGTGCTCGTGACGGGGGATGAGCTGGGCGATCCGGGCAAGCTGTCGCTTTGGACTGAGATCAATGGCGAGCGGCTGCAAGACGGCTCTACCGAAAAGATGATTTTCAATGTGGCGACGATTATCTCCTACATGTCGGAATTCATCCAGTTGGAGCCGGGCGACCTGATCTGCACGGGCACCCCGCCGGGCGTGGGCATGGGGCTGAAACCGCAGCGCTATCTCAGCCCCGGCGACCGGGTTCGGCTGGGCGTGCAAGGGCTGGGCGAGCAGGAGCAAGTGGTGGAGCACCTTCCCGCGCGGTGA